Proteins found in one Anopheles aquasalis chromosome 3, idAnoAquaMG_Q_19, whole genome shotgun sequence genomic segment:
- the LOC126579266 gene encoding RWD domain-containing protein 2A has product MMEEEALQLEFLKQNLQLQLDEFQMLSEIFCNAGELQLDDYGCIENLTSFIADTKERLNQKMEYHFMLPLLENEKVQILVELPHHYPVLEMPRIVIRSAIIARDQERELQMRIQQYIETEIIERQDPYVYQIICWIQDNFSDLLQSSRERKADSPSSPTTNADSTPKSIVFERLWIYSHHLKSKGKRQTIIKTARELGLTGFSRPGKPAIICIEGPQSDTQDFWRIIKALRWQKIQIKLNETETVFTDGSLEQTLAKLRRFETGFREELFCDMEEDSDAEDLPMSMSLFMKFLDKHNCNYIKKTLFGFQGSSNLS; this is encoded by the coding sequence ATGATGGAAGAAGAGGCGCTTCAGCTGGAATTTCTGAAACAAAATCTACAGCTGCAACTGGACGAGTTTCAAATGCTTTCCGAAATATTCTGTAATGCAGGAGAGCTGCAGCTGGATGATTATGGGTGCATCGAAAACCTGACCAGCTTCATTGCTGATACAAAGGAACGCTTGAACCAAAAAATGGAGTATCACTTCATGTTACCGCTGTTGGAGAATGAAAAGGTTCAAATTCTTGTTGAACTACCCCATCACTATCCCGTTTTGGAAATGCCACGCATTGTGATAAGATCCGCCATAATCGCAAGGGACCAGGAACGTGAACTCCAGATGCGCATTCAGCAGTACATCGAAACGGAAATCATCGAACGACAGGATCCGTACGTTTATCAGATCATTTGTTGGATTCAAGACAATTTCTCCGATTTGCTGCAATCGTCCCGGGAGCGGAAAGCGGATTCTCCTTCATCACCGACAACGAACGCCGACAGCACTCCCAAATCGATCGTTTTCGAGCGACTGTGGATTTACTCACACCATCTTAAGAGCAAAGGCAAGCggcaaacgatcatcaaaacGGCTCGCGAACTCGGACTTACGGGATTTTCACGACCTGGTAAACCAGCCATTATATGCATCGAAGGACCTCAGAGCGATACGCAAGACTTTTGGCGTATCATCAAAGCGCTACGCTGGCAAAAGATACAAATTAAACTGAACGAAACTGAAACGGTCTTCACGGACGGTTCGTTGGAACAAACGTTGGCAAAACTACGCCGCTTTGAGACCGGTTTCAGGGAGGAGTTATTCTGTGACATGGAGGAGGATTCAGATGCCGAAGATCTTCCAATGAGTATGAGTCTTTTTATGAAATTTTTAGATAAACACAACTGTAATTACATCAAAAAGACTCTATTCGGATTCCAAGGTTCATCAAACCTCAGTTAG
- the LOC126579270 gene encoding 60S ribosomal protein L31 — protein MVKAKREKKPKSAINEVVTRECTINLNRRLHKVGYKKRSPRAIKIVRKFAEKEMGTTDVRIDTRLNKAIWHRGIRNPPFRIRVRLSRRRNDDEDSPNKLYTLVTYVPVSTFKELQTENVESTED, from the exons ATGGTCAAGGCCAAGCGTGAGAAGAAGCCAAAGTCGGCTATTAACGAGGTGGTGACACGGGAGTGCACCATCAACTTGAACCGCCGGTTGCACAAGGTGGGCTACAAAAAGCGCTCGCCGCGAGCCATCAAGATTGTGCGCAAATTCGCCGAGAAGGAGATGGGCACCACAGACGTGCGCATCGACACTCGCCTGAACAAGGCCATCTGGCACCGTGGAATCCG AAACCCACCATTCCGCATACGCGTGCGCCTTTCTCGCCGCCgcaacgacgatgaggatTCTCCCAACAAGCTGTACACGTTGGTCACGTACGTTCCGGTGTCCACGTTCAAGGAGCTGCAAACCGAGAACGTTGAATCGACGGAAGATTAA
- the LOC126579251 gene encoding uncharacterized protein LOC126579251 has translation MLLRSRWLRSLTVLLCVLLEVISASVEVPASEYSQTEDHELELLVEIYRENLIKDSLYNGQAETDRDLHSFVEQRVRSFLRDREQDQVQNGRTRRDTSHSDIEADTAEARHLYLKGFRERGYVPVNFPVDICLLRVGKSIFAAALHQSESSNRTQNATAVSFYRRTGGKFEKYLEHQTVTARYFDCISIAHLGFVAVVNYHDHELDVFKDGSPVFQIHEDGRTEIVQTFGQPKQNTVHLWVHGKHIYLTHTYLNLDESLNTACPIYRWTGYYFDVIDHIPCQNAVHIEAFSIDQQMYVAVANQMSADKKDTFSVIYLLNPETLKLNQHQQIYSYSVSHIAYYFLELRDRREHFLITGNSVNVGDGDENERHSSLEHTQLNSIVYKLVDGYFVPFQNLELTGVDMFLPVVHENGAFLLLVLCSGQPLQIFEYDGWKLVPSRIDYTGEAFAAGVSHMRVYRHIVNASVIAIANSNLFGMSVNLFTPQYGVENDLRQVYAHFIEWCDQMQQQMANVDLEELYNKLVALPAEVPDGVRLISKNIELQDSSADLVTTAVIQTPHLLIDEPLLSYAIEVNEYVKQVMDKMERVEQTINTSIMRNETVRWNGDLAVGELIASSGQMKQLDVKVLNNAAYRTRSADEDSSVNGKPTDDTIEVDRLIIDRVVRVGFWNGHAADSLLLTDDDPAKWKDLTVSANKVIVEQDVYVNKLIDGIFFHPSNVLLPGVNQVINARHVRVTELNVNRLKSKKLNSTESVSVQRMMDKSRTLLAKSRGALPHSYRNDFDTVEVEELMANGLLNNVNPQYLLDNVLLVDAEQQQMNGKLIIEELMADNIALADAKLSSIMWEHVARTTGNQRILQDLQFVQPITVDSLQVHDRLNHIPVMDGKLQVLLLRSNETQTITGTKTFDCVTVLNPIDLQGKIDGEGLSKMNPIVTIEQELVLNGDYAIDGNVSFNGAVVADNIFGKGGHYNLQRLAKHGIRLNESPTPEQMVKFLQPVFVENLYVHRINELAMDDLVRQNSDEIQYLTGRKTFIGDLLVEGIADSNEINKVDLNQLNRTIFRRDAGEQTIEGDIRFAGVGTATVYAKSVSFAGKPIDHFLRLDRPQNLTKPVRFVNCTVIVGNSLATQHLVVDNSSTVYGQELGFLLQDTLYADSDIPAPPIITGKKIFRNITIGRLFLAEESTFNGIPLQNLRHILAAGDNRTIIKNGPYSFRTNHELKVDHLLFEGMINGIPKAAFCRAWLMHTGNQTFTAGQTIQKLDIGHVQLSGNLNGIDVNHLLKNAYRADVEEYIHQAVFHDGVVSYEPVTVGGLVAGINISSDVLLKQSAEIQALGNVHVAGTLNAKGQLHILQTLNGIHFPKMMEFFGTKAAHDGASDAAPMNIEVHGNVYFEQTPTVINLNGYNVQKVYGEVWLPQRPTVLTGRCHFESVEFLDLTYSNNHPINYLDLAETEARCLSGRRPQNITAPLVFEQEVLFNAGGSFRAVDLKGLLKSINKSHGIDIKEYDNYVFRYGEDQDITGNWLLHNVAVHGTFDVKVLNGFNIETELLRSDVAVNNVTAAKHFRELHVDSIICPGECIIQGVDMKEWFANALRLEGNQTIEGTLHIDNPVITGNIDVLGTVNGVRFDAKHLMLKSIPQKVPGTLHLITKFPSENKIYPLIFESLHTDMINGRNFTKFLMYAARTDQNPLIINTPITLAQPIEAEETLLESDMLFGVNTTQLIRDTSFKESVGELTSKVRSLNSVNEKILENVFEDGPIFSHFDKKKPLLVKVARLLLLTVYRDSLPQELLVVHSNEPGKPSAIEFYRWLVSEEKFVLSKRYQRIVTRDREIVKVRRVRLGPKQHLFVEFFEQDHKTFTQQIMDVQHDGAAISKFVPLYVMKSNSSRDAIWMKLVTLDCIVMYTKGQAGFEVRCLREENLMHILDVRQVEETVVPIQIIALENHLIILDSSDQVQVWRSTAKFYLKHHQTLTVSHPSYVSVARYENQLMLAISSEHTPNSAHYGSIEIWQKTLRPNGTFTQHQLIWTKVPKQLQFSVLPSKELMLYTLTENWLHPLVVYRYEGVTGFRELLSSNTIQQKAHRLAVLKLRLAQKEFVAILGPQSTDLVEVVFV, from the exons ATGCTTTTAAGGAGCCGGTGGTTGCGATCGCTCACCGTACTTTTGTGCGTGCTTTTGGAGGTTATAAGTGCCAGTGTGGAGGTTCCTGCTTCCGAATACTCACAAACTGAGGATCACGAACTTGAGCTGTTGGTAGAAATTTATCgggaaaatttaatcaaaGATTCGCTGTACAATGGCCAGGCGGAAACTGATCGCGATCTGCATAGCTTCGTTGAACAACGTGTCCGTAGCTTCTTGAGAGATCGTGAGCAGGATCAAGTACAGAACGGTCGAACCAGGCGTGACACTAGCCATTCGGATATTGAAGCCGACACTGCAGAAG CACGTCATCTCTATCTGAAAGGATTCCGTGAGCGGGGCTACGTTCCGGTTAATTTTCCCGTCGatatttgtttgcttcgcgTGGGTAAATCAATCTTCGCAGCGGCTTTACATCAAAGCGAATCTAGCAATCGGACCCAAAATGCTACAGCGGTTTCGTTCTATCGAAGG ACTGGGggaaagtttgaaaaataTCTTGAGCATCAAACGGTTACGGCTCGATACTTCGATTGTATTTCTATCGCCCACCTTGGGTTTGTAGCCGTAGTCAACTATCACGATCACGAGCTGGATGTATTTAAGGATGGGTCGCCCGTATTTCAAATCCATGAGGATGGTCGAACGGAAATTGTTCAAACATTTGGTCAACCGAAACAGAACACGGTACATCTGTGGGTTCACGGAAAACATATCTATCTAACGCACACGTACCTCAATCTGGATGAAAGCTTAAACACGGCGTGCCCAATATACCGGTGGACCGGATACTACTTCGACGTGATCGATCACATACCATGTCAAAACGCAGTACACATAGAAGCGTTCTCGATTGATCAACAAATGTACGTGGCGGTGGCCAATCAGATGTCGGCTGATAAAAAGGATACCTTCTCTGTGATTTACCTACTGAACCCAGAAACACTCAAACtgaaccagcatcagcagattTACAGTTACTCCGTATCGCACATTGCGTACTACTTTCTGGAGCTTCGTGATCGCCGGGAACATTTCCTTATCACCGGCAACTCGGTTAATGTaggcgatggtgatgaaaacGAGCGACACAGCTCGCTCGAACACACGCAACTCAACTCGATCGTGTACAAGCTAGTCGATGGTTACTTTGTGCCGTTTCAAAATCTAGAACTCACTGGAGTAGACATGTTTCTTCCCGTTGTG cacgaaaaTGGAGCTTTCCTTCTGCTGGTACTGTGCAGTGGGCAGCCGCTGCAAATTTTCGAGTACGATGGATGGAAGCTGGTGCCATCGCGTATTGATTACACCGGAGAAGCGTTTGCCGCCGGTGTATCGCATATGCGGGTATATCGGCACATTGTGAACGCAAGTGTTATCGCTATAGCCAATAGCAATTTGTTCGGCATGTCCGTTAATCTGTTCACTCCGCAGTACGGTGTGGAGAATGACTTGCGGCAGGTTTATGCTCACTTTATCGAATGGTGCGaccaaatgcagcagcagatggccaACGTCGATCTGGAGGAGCTGTACAACAAGCTAGTCGCTCTACCGGCTGAAGTACCTGACGGTGTGCGTTTGATTAGCAAAAATATTGAGCTACAAGATTCTTCCGCAGATCTAGTAACAACGGCAGTCATTCAAACGCCACATTTGCTCATCGATGAGCCATTGCTTTCGTATGCGATCGAAGTGAATGAGTACGTGAAACAGGTAATGGATAAGATGGAACGGGTTGAACAAACGATCAATACCAGCATCATGCGGAATGAGACCGTTCGCTGGAATGGAGATCTTGCTGTAGGTGAGCTTATCGCATCGTCCGGCCAGATGAAACAGCTCGACGTAAAGGTGTTAAACAATGCCGCATACAGAACGCGTAGTGCGGATGAAGACAGTTCAGTAAATGGCAAACCAACCGACGATACGATAGAAGTAGATCGTTTGATCATCGATCGCGTCGTTCGAGTGGGATTCTGGAATGGACATGCGGCGGATTCCTTACTTTTGACCGATGACGATCCTGCAAAATGGAAAGATCTCACGGTATCGGCCAACAAGGTGATCGTGGAACAAGATGTATACGTGAACAAGCTGATCGATGGTATCTTCTTTCATCCCTCCAATGTGCTGCTACCGGGCGTGAATCAAGTGATCAACGCTCGCCATGTGAGGGTAACAGAGCTAAACGTAAATAGATTGAAAAGCAAGAAGCTCAACTCTACCGAGTCCGTATCCGTGCAACGGATGATGGATAAATCGAGAACGTTGTTGGCCAAATCGCGTGGTGCACTTCCGCATTCCTACCGGAACGATTTTGATACGGTTGAAGTGGAGGAGCTGATGGCCAATGGATTGCTAAACAATGTCAATCCACAGTATCTACTGGACAATGTACTGCTGGTGGATgccgagcagcaacagatgaATGGTAAATTGATAATCGAAGAGCTAATGGCGGACAACATTGCACTGGCCGATGCAAAATTGTCCAGCATCATGTGGGAACATGTGGCGCGGACTACGGGCAATCAACGTATTCTGCAGGATCTACAGTTTGTACAACCGATCACGGTGGACAGTCTACAGGTGCACGATCGTTTAAACCACATTCCAGTAATGGATGGTAAGCtacaggtgctgctgctccgctcgaacgaaacacaaacgatTACGGGAACCAAGACATTCGATTGCGTTACGGTACTGAATCCGATCGATCTGCAGGGCAAAATAGACGGAGAAGGGCTGAGCAAGATGAATCCGATCGTCACGATCGAGCAGGAACTAGTGCTGAATGGAGATTACGCCATCGATGGTAACGTTTCGTTCAATGGGGCTGTTGTGGCGGACAATATATTTGGCAAAGGAGGCCATTACAATCTTCAGCGACTGGCTAAGCATGGCATTCGTTTAAACGAGTCGCCAACACCAGAGCAAATGGTCAAGTTCCTACAACCGGTATTTGTTGAGAATCTCTACGTGCACCGCATCAACGAACTGGCAATGGACGATCTTGTGCGCCAGAATTCCGACGAGATACAGTACCTGACCGGTCGCAAAACATTTATCGGTGATTTATTGGTCGAAGGTATAGCCGATTCGAATGAAATCAATAAGGTAGACCTGAATCAGCTAAACCGTACGATCTTCCGCCGTGATGCGGGTGAGCAAACGATTGAGGGAGACATACGATTCGCTGGCGTCGGTACGGCCACCGTTTATGCAAAGTCTGTCAGTTTCGCGGGAAAACCTATTGATCATTTCCTACGCTTAGATCGACCCCAGAACCTAACCAAACCGGTACGATTTGTAAATTGTACAGTGATAGTAGGCAATAGCCTCGCTACTCAGCATCTGGTTGTAGATAATTCATCAACGGTATATGGACAAGAGTTGGGATTTCTGCTGCAAGATACGTTGTACGCCGATAGCGACATACCTGCACCACCGATTATTACGGGGAAAAAGATTTTCCGAAACATCACCATCGGGCGATTGTTTTTAGCGGAAGAGTCCACGTTCAATGGGATACCGCTGCAGAATTTACGGCACATTTTGGCAGCCGGGGATAATCGAACGATTATTAAAAATGGTCCTTACAGCTTCAGAACAAATCACGAACTCAAGGTTGATCATCTTTTGTTCGAAGGTATGATTAACGGCATTCCCAAAGCAGCTTTCTGTCGTGCATGGCTCATGCATACCGGTAATCAAACGTTCACTGCTGGCCAAACAATCCAGAAGCTAGATATTGGGCACGTACAGTTATCGGGAAATCTCAATGGCATTGACGTGAACCACTTACTGAAGAACGCATATCGAGCGGATGTAGAAGAATATATTCATCAGGCAGTATTCC atgatggtgttgtttcTTACGAACCGGTCACGGTTGGTGGTCTAGTAGCGGGAATTAACATCTCCAGCGATGTGTTGCTAAAACAAAGTGCTGAAATTCAAGCGCTTGGCAACGTACACGTTGCAGGAACGCTGAACGCAAAAGGGCAGCTGCATATCCTGCAAACATTGAATGGAATTCATTTTCCGAAAATGATGGAATTTTTTGGAACCAAAGCAGCACATGACGGTGCCAGTGATGCAGCCCCGATGAACATCGAGGTGCACGGAAACGTGTACTTTGAGCAGACGCCGACTGTGATCAATTTGAACGGTTACAACGTCCAGAAAGTTTACGGTGAAGTTTGGTTGCCCCAGCGACCGACAGTGCTAACGGGTCGATGCCATTTTGAGAGCGTCGAATTTCTGGATTTAACGTACTCCAAC AATCATCCGATCAACTACCTTGACCTGGCCGAAACGGAGGCACGTTGTTTGAGCGGACGGAGGCCACAAAACATTACCGCGCCACTAGTGTTTGAGCAGGAAGTGCTGTTCAACGCAGGTGGTTCTTTTAGGGCGGTGGATCTCAAGGGATTGCTGAAAAGCATCAACAA GTCCCATGGAATCGATATCAAGGAATACGACAATTACGTTTTTCGGTACGGCGAAGATCAGGATATAACCGGGAACTGGTTGTTGCATAATGTCGCGGTACATG GAACATTTGATGTGAAAGTGCTCAACGGTTTCAACATTGAAACGGAACTGCTGCGTTCAGATGTAGCCGTAAACAATGTTACGGCAGCGAAGCATTTCCGTGAGCTGCACGTGGACAGCATAATCTGTCCCGGGGAGTGCATTATTCAAGGCGTTGATATGAAGGAGTGGTTTGCGAATGCGTTGCGGCTGGAAGGAAATCAAACCATCGAAGGGACGCTGCACATCGACAATCCGGTCATTACAGGCAACATCGATGTGCTTGGTACGGTAAATGGTGTGCGGTTTGATGCTAAGCATCTGATGTTGAAATCCATCCCGCAAAAGGTACCGGGTACGCTGCATCTGATAACAAAGTTCCCCAGCGAAAATAAGATTTACCCACTAATATTCGAATCCCTGCATACCGATATGATCAATGGGAGGAATTTTACAAAGTTCCTTATGTATGCAGCGAGAACAGATCAAAACCCGTTGATCATCAATACTCCAATAACGCTGGCACAGCcaatcgaagcagaagaaacacTGTTGGAAAGCGACATGCTGTTCGGTGTCAATACTACCCAGTTGATAAGGGATACCTCGTTTAAGGAAAGTGTTGGTGAACTCACATCGAAGGTTCGTTCGTTGAACAGCGTCAATGAAAAAATCTTGGAAAATGTCTTCGAAGATGGTCCGATATTCAGTCACTTTGATAAGAAAAAACCATTGTTGGTGAAAGTGGCACGCCTGCTATTGCTTACCGTGTATCGTGATTCGCTACCGCAAGAGTTGCTGGTAGTGCATAGCAACGAACCAGGCAAGCCTTCCGCTATCGAATTTTATCGCTGGCTAGTAAGCGAAGAAAAGTTCGTGCTTTCCAAACGCTATCAGAGAATTGTTACCCGAGATAGAGAGATCGTGAAAGTTCGCCGCGTTCGCCTAGGACCAAAGCAACATCTGTTTGTGGAGTTTTTCGAGCAGGATCACAAAACCTTCACGCAGCAAATTATGGATGTTCAGCATGATGGTGCAGCGATCAGCAAATTCGTGCCACTCTACGTAATGAAGAGCAACAGTTCCAGGGACGCAATATGGATGAAGCTGGTCACCTTGGATTGTATAGTGATGTATACGAAAGGGCAAGCTGGCTTCGAAGTGCGCTGCTTGAGAGAGGAAAATCTCATGCACATTCTTGATGTGCGACAAGTAGAGGAAACTGTCGTTCCGATACAGATCATCGCGCTGGAAAATCATCTCATTATCCTGGACAGTAGTGATCAGGTGCAAGTGTGGCGGAGCACGGCCAAGTTTTATCTGAAGCATCATCAAACGCTTACCGTTTCCCATCCGTCTTATGTGAGCGTGGCAAGGTACGAAAATCAGCTAATGCTTGCCATTAGCTCGGAGCACACCCCCAACAGCGCCCATTACGGATCGATAGAGATTTGGCAAAAAACGCTCCGACCGAATGGAACGTTTACTCAGCATCAGCTCATCTGGACCAAAGTGCCGAAACAGCTGCAGTTTTCTGTACTCCCATCGAAAGAACTGATGCTGTACACTCTGACCGAGAACTGGCTACACCCGTTGGTCGTGTACCGTTACGAAGGAGTCACTGGCTTCCGGGAGTTACTGAGCAGCAATACGATACAGCAGAAAGCTCACCGGTTGGCGGTGTTGAAGTTGCGGCTGGCGCAAAAAGAATTTGTGGCCATCCTCGGCCCACAATCTACCGATCTCGTAGAGGTTGTTTTCGTTTAA
- the LOC126579255 gene encoding Bardet-Biedl syndrome 7 protein-like, which translates to MELELTRVDYINVGLTGPNCLQLLPPIGSTGGTSGYKQQQKVAIGDQEGVLQVFSMKKDELQMHFKTLPSERIASVKLGGQSGSVADKIFTASENKVRGFNKKGKLFLAFETSLTETIRSMCVSGSDLLVCGNHVYNHYRDCKEIGSYLCGDVIVDVAALCPNNTSRLITVLACSGRVLRILEHSRVRQTLELDSVPTVLYVPKGIGNRMLCGFSDGSVVLFHLNLQVTEVKREVLVSDQLLKEGQERGEGSSSAVTCLTTYDLAGDGKEELIVGYRDGTLRVFTMNSDEYQFEMECTQIYSENFNESISSVQGGCVGATNYTEIVVCTYSGRVFGLTTQCISKVLSDSGHFADRATPIAVSQAIDSSAKLQRIRAEIYELEQTIAKERERYQLSTQALSTGLSAIPMLPVNDAFVLSKSDATYVLSLEIPTPIEHVLLQCDTPISLLDVEKNSAVVSFSECDKLSGNSLLASYRCQLNTNRIDLMFRTIEGQNGTLQVYITPNLQPKCCQLKRYHIKPLSLHAIMHNATDTMLARPMNTLTLKGPFSQAEVHNWMINSIPELPEKLHDSGKVRHTFQHVFIGTLLVCEYGKGEATFRSDNISTISILKDFITKEATKKRIKLEISTSINESTIPSLIKLIEPKILHYNKLTKDCQMAQALLDLDIRDESEFNMLSKEYQDLIRNQQSIDEEFRKQPTVLNRIYGILTDLYIDKFKFKGVNVKAKLPLLIDLLENYCYDELVRFYTAERAEEGVNKD; encoded by the exons ATGGAACTGGAATTAACGCGTGTTGATTACATTAACGTTGGCCTAACGGGCCCAAACTGTCTCCAGCTACTGCCACCGATCGGTAGCACCGGAGGCACGAGCGGGtacaagcaacagcaaaaagtcGCCATTGGTGACCAGGAGGGTGTGTTGCAGgttttttcgatgaaaaagGACGAACTACAAATGCATTTCAAGACATTACCAAGCGAACGCATCGCCTCGGTGAAGCTTGGTGGGCAGTCGGGCTCGGTAGCGGACAAAATCTTTACCGCCTCCGAAAACAAGGTACGAGGGTTCAACAAGAAGGGCAAACTGTTCCTCGCTTTCGAGACGAGCCTCACCGAAACCATTCGGTCGATGTGTGTGAGCGGCAGCGATCTGTTGGTGTGCGGTAACCACGTGTACAACCATTACCGAGATTGCAAGGAAATTGGATCGTACCTTTGCGGTGACGTGATTGTAGATGTAGCAGCACTCTGCCCGAATAATACCAGCCGGTTAATAACAGTGTTGGCTTGCTCAGGACGAGTTTTACGCATCCTCGAGCATTCCCGCGTACGCCAAACGCTCGAACTGGACAGCGTGCCAACGGTGCTGTACGTTCCCAAAGGCATTGGCAATCGTATGCTGTGCGGATTCAGCGATGGAAGTGTGGTTCTGTTTCATCTGAACCTTCAGGTTACAGAGGTCAAGCGCGAGGTGCTGGTTTCAGATCAACTGCTGAAAGAAGGGCAAGAGCGAGGCGAAGGAAGCTCTAGTGCTGTCACATGTTTGACCACATATGATCTGGCCGgcgatggaaaggaagaactGATTGTCGGTTACCGCGATGGTACGCTAAGGGTGTTCACGATGAATTCGGACGAATATCAGTTCGAGATGGAATGCACACAGATTTATAGCGAAAACTTTAACGAAAGCATCTCAAGCGTCCAAGGAGGCTGCGTTGGTGCCACAAACTATACCGAAATCGTAGTGTGCACATATTCGGGTCGAGTCTTTGGCTTAACAACCCAATGCATTAGCAAAGTTCTTAGCGACAGCGGACACTTTGCCGATCGTGCAACACCTATCGCCGTTAGTCAAGCCATTGATTCATCGGCAAAGCTGCAGCGTATCAGAGCGGAAATCTATGAGCTCGAGCAGACGATCGCCAAGGAACGCGAGCGGTACCAACTTTCGACACAAGCCTTGTCTACAGGACTCTCCGCAATTCCGATGCTACCGGTAAACGATGCCTTCGTGctttcaaaaagtgatgctacCTATGTGCTATCACTGGAAATACCCACACCTATTGAGCACGTGCTGTTACAATGTGACACACCCATCAGTTTGCTCGATGTCGAGAAAAACAGTGCTGTGGTCAGTTTTAGCGAGTGCGATAAGCTAAGCGGTAACAGTCTGTTGGCCAGCTATCGCTGCCAGCTAAACACGAACCGTATTGATTTGATGTTCCGCACGATTGAGGGTCAAAATGGAACGCTGCAGGTGTACATTACACCCAATCTTCAACCGAAATGTTGCCAATTGAAGCGTTATCACATTAAACCGCTCTCGCTGCATGCCATCATGCACAACGCCACGGATACGATGTTGGCTCGCCCGATGAATACGCTCACATTGAAGGGCCCTTTCAGTCAGGCGGAAGTGCACAACTGGATGATCAACAGTATCCCCGAGCTGCCGGAAAAGCTGCACGATAGTGGCAAGGTGCGGCATACGTTCCAACACGTCTTCATCGGCACACTGCTGGTGTGTGAGTATGGGAAAGGGGAAGCGACTTTCCGCAGTGACAACATTTCCACAATATCGATCCTGAAAGATTTCATTACCAAAGAAGCGACTAAAAAACGGATAAAATTAGAAATATCCACTT cTATTAATGAATCTACCATTCCATCGTTGATCAAATTAATTGAACCGAAAATTCTACACTATAATAAACTTACCAAAGATTGTCAGATGGCACAAGCCCTGCTTGATTTGGACATACGCGATGAGTCCGAATTTAACATGCTGTCGAAGGAGTACCAAGACTTGATTCGTAATCAGCAATCTATTGACGAGGAATTTCGGAAGCAACCAACAGTGCTGAATCGGATTTACGGTATCCTAACCGACCTATACATCGATAAGTTCAAATTCAAAGGAGTTAATGTTAAAGCAAAACTTCCACTGCTAATcgatttgttggaaaattattGCTACGACGAATTGGTCCGTTTTTACACGGCCGAAAGGGCGGAAGAAGGTGTTAATAAAGACTAA